TTTTATAACTGTATGCCCCTCGGCCACCGCCCCCAGCACCGCAAGCGTTGGCACGAGATCCGGGGTCAGGCTCGCATCTATCTCTGTGCCCTTCAGATCTGCCCGCGACACCCTGACCTCTCCCCTCGCGGTATCCCATGAAACGTCTGCACCCATATCTTTGAGAATCGCAACTATCGCAGAATCGCCCTGCCTCGAGGGGAACAGGCCCTGCACGGTCACAGTGCCTGCGAGAGCTGCCGCTGCCAGAGGATACGAGGCGGATGAGAAATCACCCGGAACCGTGTACTCCTGAAGCCTGTACCTCTGACCCCCATGCATGAAGAAGTGATTCCCATCAGCGTGTATCTGGGCCCCGGCATCTCTCAGGATATCCAGAGTGATCTCGGCATACGGCCTGGACTTCAGCTCGCCCTTTATCGAGATCGTCGTATCGCCACTTGAGAGAGGGCATGCTATCAGGAGGGCTGAGAGGAACTGAGAGCTCACGCTGCCATCCAGAGATGTTGATCCGCCCCTGATCCTCCCTCTTATTACAAGCGGAGCGCGATCGTTCCCTCTTATGGAGAACGCCTCAGCGCCGAGGTCGTTGAGCGCTTTGAGAAGCGGGCCGTTCGGCCTGCTGCGTATCGAGCTGTCGCC
The sequence above is drawn from the Methanothrix sp. genome and encodes:
- the aroA gene encoding 3-phosphoshikimate 1-carboxyvinyltransferase translates to MIVSVSRSSISGTVCAPPSKSYTHRAVLITALSDSGCVHRPLISADTRATITACEAFGASVTFRGESLEIQGVSGTPRTPENVIDVLNSGTTLRFMSAVAALTDGAVLTGDSSIRSRPNGPLLKALNDLGAEAFSIRGNDRAPLVIRGRIRGGSTSLDGSVSSQFLSALLIACPLSSGDTTISIKGELKSRPYAEITLDILRDAGAQIHADGNHFFMHGGQRYRLQEYTVPGDFSSASYPLAAAALAGTVTVQGLFPSRQGDSAIVAILKDMGADVSWDTARGEVRVSRADLKGTEIDASLTPDLVPTLAVLGAVAEGHTVIKNAEHVRHKETDRIHAMAVELTKMGAKIKERPDGLEIVGGELHGADLHGYHDHRIVMALTLAGIVAGDTRIDTSESVDVSYPAFFEDMRRLGANLHINDPLAGAG